The Stegostoma tigrinum isolate sSteTig4 chromosome 41, sSteTig4.hap1, whole genome shotgun sequence genome has a window encoding:
- the LOC132206681 gene encoding CD276 antigen-like: MKLFPAVAVFLLQVLRACSDSAPGRAVTGLVRGQALLPCIYEVMGPVSLTSARIYWQFSPEKVAYVFSNGKPEEQYVESYYRGRTTVPKTELVRGNLSLQLSNLTVKDDVEYHCYFFLNDKKVHACHLRLYIAAPYQPPVLSASQGESLGAGLAVNLSCHSFGGFPAPVVNWTDDAGRPLGRDAEVNTSVEQDPVSGLYNVTSSLRIVAAVGTSVRCSVFNSRIQQRLDSIVWAYASSNTSLPFRTANPHYLIALYVTVAVIACVCLLIAIVWIWNKKFRGVRSAARQNHIEVDRSATAEETLEWTLGDQNTFVGNYGLEQQMMLPNPLTPQNLDQ, encoded by the exons ATGAAGCTGTTTCCAGCTGTTGCTGTCTTCCTTCTGCAAGTCCTTCGGGCCTGCTCAG ACTCTGCACCGGGCCGTGCTGTGACTGGGTTGGTTCGAGGTCAAGCATTATTACCCTGTATTTACGAGGTGATGGGGCCTGTCTCTCTCACGTCAGCCCGAATTTATTGGCAGTTTTCTCCCGAAAAGGTTGCCTATGTCTTTTCCAATGGGAAGCCTGAAGAACAATACGTGGAAAGTTATTACAGAGGAAGAACTACAGTCCCCAAGACTGAGTTAGTCAGAGGAAACCTCTCCCTGCAACTGAGCAACCTCACTGTGAAAGATGATGTGGAATATCACTGCTATTTCTTCCTCAACGACAAGAAGGTTCATGCATGTCACCTGCGACTGTATATAGCTG CTCCCTACCAGCCTCCTGTGTTATCGGCTTCACAAGGAGAATCTCTGGGTGCGGGTCTGGCCGTGAATTTGAGCTGCCATTCCTTTGGAGGCTTCCCGGCTCCAGTTGTGAACTGGACGGATGATGCTGGGAGACCTCTGGGCCGAGATGCTGAGGTGAACACCTCAGTGGAACAGGATCCTGTCTCTGGCCTGTACAATGTCACCAGCAGCCTCAGGATCGTTGCTGCTGTGGGAACGTCAGTCCGCTGTTCTGTCTTTAACAGCAGGATTCAGCAGCGCCTGGATTCCATTGTTTGGGCAT ATGCCTCCAGCAACACCAGCTTGCCTTTTAGAACTGCTAACCCTCACTACCTCATCGCTCTCTATGTGACAGTTGCTGTCATAGCCTGTGTGTGCCTTCTGATTGCAATCGTCTGGATATGGAACAAAAAATTCAGAG gtgTGCGCTCTGCAGCCCGGCAGAACCACATCGAGGTTGATCGCTCTGCAACAG CTGAGGAAACTTTGGAATGGACACTGGGAGATCAAAACACCTTTGTTGGGAATTACGGGCTGGAACAGCAAATGATGctccccaaccccctcactccccaaaATCTGGATCAGTAG